The DNA window TGCGCTGATTTTTGTGTGGAGCGGCTTCGTACGTTCTGGCTTAGGTTTTGGTGGCGCTGTTTTATCGTTGCCCTTTCTATTATTGGTGCTGGACGAGCCGCTGGTTTTCCTGCCAATCATCTCGATTCATCTATTGGTGTTCTCCTCATTAACCATTTGGATGAACAACCGGAAAAGCCGGACCTCAATCGAGGGTGCTCAAAACGTCGGCACCGTCGACTGGCACTATTTGGGACGAATGCTCTCGATTCTGATCGTGCCAAAACTCATCGGCGTGTTCGGCCTGATCACCCTGCCGGGCCACATTCTCAGTGCGATTATATTCGTTATTGTAGGCCTGTATTCCGTTTCTTACATCGTCAACAAGCCCTTTCGAAGCGGGAGCAAAACGGTTGATACGGTATTCCTGATGCTTGGAGGTTATATCAGTGGCACCTCGTTGATAGGTGCGCCTTTGATCATCGCGGTTGCTGCCCAGCATTTGCCGAAAGAAAAGCTGCGGGACACCTTATTTGCCCTGTGGTTTATTCTGGTAATGATCAAGCTGGGAGCGTTTGTATGGGCGGGCGTGGAATTGCAGTTGATTCACCACGTCTGGTTGCTGCCTGCGGCGGCGGTCGGCCATGTGATCGGCCTGTACGTCCACGACCGGATGCTGCACGCCGAAACGTCACTGTTTTATCGGGTGCTGGGCACTATCCTACTCGTGGTAAGCAGCATCGGGCTGATTACCGTTTGGCTGTAGCCGTTCCTAATGTCTGTTTGCTCAGGAGCCAAGCAGACCTGAGTAAGCGGTGTAAAAGAATGCACAGGAACCCAGTAGAATCAGGCTCCAAGCGGGAACAATCATTACAGAGCGTGCCGGTCTGATCATCGCAACCTCCTTCAGTATGGCTAATCATTACGCGATTATTTTCAATTTAGACCAATCTTGAGGAATGTCACGAACCATTTTTTTAAATATTCGTCTAGTATGGGGTTTGATAAAGGCGAGTATTTTCGAGTAACGAATAAAAACAATAACTAGGACTCCATATGACTGTAGATCCTCAAAAACTGACGTCTGCCCATTGTTTATTTTATTGGGCGGAGAAAACCCCGGATAACGTATACCTTACCCAGCCATTTCCTGGCGGGCGCGTGGAGGACATCACGTGGGCGCAAGCTGCGGATCAGGTTTGCCGCATGGTGGCGTACCTGACCAGCTTGGAGCTTCCTGAACGAAGTAGAATCGCAATCTTGGGTAAAAACAGTGCCCATTGGATTCTGGCTGACCTTGCTATTTGGTCGTCGGGCCACGTGAGCGTGCCTTTGTACCCCACGCTTAACGGTGATACCGCCGCCTATGTGTTGGACCATAGTGACGCAAAATTGTTGTTCTTGGGCAAAATGGATGGCACAGCGGATGGTTGGAACGATATCAAACACCATATTCCGCAGGAACTGCCTATTATTTCTTTGCCGCTATCCCCACGCGACGACACATCGATGTGGCTTGATATTGTTGCAGATCACGCTCCGGCCAGCCCTCGATTGCCAGCCCCGGATGACCTGGCAACCGTCGTCTATACCTCAGGCAGCACCGGTCGACCCAAGGGTGTGATGCACAGCTTTCGAACCATGATTTCTGTTGCGGACGGTCTTCAACAGCTGTTTCAGGTAACACCAGCCGACCGGATGTTGTCATACCTACCGTTGGCCCACGTGGCTGAGAGAGCGGCCGTTGAAACGCAATCGTTGTATTACGGTTTCCATCTTTATTTCGCAAACTCGCTGGATACCTTTCAGGAAGATTTGCAGCGGGCGCGGCCGACTATGTTTTTCTCTGTGCCTCGTCTGTGGATGAAATTTTACCTGGGCGTAAATGCCAAGCTCCCGCTCAAAAAACAGAAATTATTGTTTAATATTCCCGTTTTGGGCGGGCTGGTAAAAAAGAAAGTATTGAGGCAATTGGGACTGGATCATTGTCGGGTTGCACTCACGGGCGCTGCGCCTTTGTCCGCCGAGATCATTAACTGGTATCGAAGCCTTGGGCTTGAGTTGCTCGAAGTGTATGGCATGTCCGAGAATTTCGGGTATTCCCACGCCAGTCGCCCGGGGCAGGCGAAAATTGGGTATGTAGGCGTCGCGAACCCCGGTGTGAAACAGCGGATCGGAGACGGGGGCGAGATTGAAGTTCAAAGCCCGGGGCAAATGCTTGGCTATTACAAAAACGACGAAAAGACGAAAGAAGATGTCACCAGCGATGGTTTCCTGAAAACTGGCGACATGGGAGAGATCGATGACCAAGGTTATCTGCGAATTACGGGTCGGGTGAAAGACCTGTTCAAAACCTCCAAAGGTAAATACGTGGTCCCGGTGCCGATCGAGAATCGTTTCAATCACCCCATGGCCGAAGTCGTCTGTGTGGCAGGCGCGAATCAGCCCCAACCCTGCTTGATGCTGCTGTTGTCGGAGGAGGCCCGAACAGCGTTGAATTCAGGTATGGACCGTAACGCTTTGGAACAGGAGCTGGCGCAAGAGCTCGATGCGGTGAACGCCAAGAGTGAGTCTCATGAGAAAGTGGCGTTTCTGGTGGTTGTTAAAGACTCCTGGAGTATGGAAAACGGTATGTTAACGCCGACTATGAAGATCAAGCGCAATGTGATCGAAGAGTTCTATCAACAAAAGATGGATGCTTGGTTCGCCGAAAAACGAAGGATAGTTTGGGAGTTCTGAGCCAACCGCAAACCACAAAAAAACCGGCATGTTTACCATGCCGGTTTTTTTGTGGTGTCAAAGCGGTTATTTACACGCCGCCATGAGCCTGAGGCAAATCTTGCACCGCCGCTACGGCTTCGCGATTTGCTTTGCGCAGCTTGCGGCTTAAAAATTGTAGCCCTTGTTTGATTGCAGTACGGGTATACTCCCGGCGCATCTCCACTCCGTTGTGGAGGATGCCAGATGGCTGTGGGCGAACGCTCACGTTACGTTGATGAATCATGATGCCTTCCTCCTTTTTAGGGTGGCTTGGTTTGTTAGGTTTTAAACTATTCTAGAGGTTCTTATTTGCAGCTTGAATACGTTAAACTTCGTACTCATGTTGCAAATGTGCAGTGACTATGGACTGGGATTATCTTCGATATATACGGGCTTTGGCAATAGCTGGAACCTTCGCAAAAGCTGGTGAAATACTGGGTGTGCACCAAACCACTGTTTTAAGACGACTTGATCAGATGGAAGAGTCATTGGGTGTGCAATTTTTTGATCGAAATCGCGATGGATTGCAGCTTACCGCCACGGGTGAAATGGCCTATCGGGAGGCCGAAAGGCTTGCGGTGGACATGGAAAATCTGGAGCGAAAGCTGGTTGGGCAGGATGGCGCGCCGGTTGGCAAAGTC is part of the Marinobacter sp. JH2 genome and encodes:
- a CDS encoding TSUP family transporter, with the translated sequence MSDLSVVQYVLIALIFVWSGFVRSGLGFGGAVLSLPFLLLVLDEPLVFLPIISIHLLVFSSLTIWMNNRKSRTSIEGAQNVGTVDWHYLGRMLSILIVPKLIGVFGLITLPGHILSAIIFVIVGLYSVSYIVNKPFRSGSKTVDTVFLMLGGYISGTSLIGAPLIIAVAAQHLPKEKLRDTLFALWFILVMIKLGAFVWAGVELQLIHHVWLLPAAAVGHVIGLYVHDRMLHAETSLFYRVLGTILLVVSSIGLITVWL
- a CDS encoding AMP-binding protein, which gives rise to MTVDPQKLTSAHCLFYWAEKTPDNVYLTQPFPGGRVEDITWAQAADQVCRMVAYLTSLELPERSRIAILGKNSAHWILADLAIWSSGHVSVPLYPTLNGDTAAYVLDHSDAKLLFLGKMDGTADGWNDIKHHIPQELPIISLPLSPRDDTSMWLDIVADHAPASPRLPAPDDLATVVYTSGSTGRPKGVMHSFRTMISVADGLQQLFQVTPADRMLSYLPLAHVAERAAVETQSLYYGFHLYFANSLDTFQEDLQRARPTMFFSVPRLWMKFYLGVNAKLPLKKQKLLFNIPVLGGLVKKKVLRQLGLDHCRVALTGAAPLSAEIINWYRSLGLELLEVYGMSENFGYSHASRPGQAKIGYVGVANPGVKQRIGDGGEIEVQSPGQMLGYYKNDEKTKEDVTSDGFLKTGDMGEIDDQGYLRITGRVKDLFKTSKGKYVVPVPIENRFNHPMAEVVCVAGANQPQPCLMLLLSEEARTALNSGMDRNALEQELAQELDAVNAKSESHEKVAFLVVVKDSWSMENGMLTPTMKIKRNVIEEFYQQKMDAWFAEKRRIVWEF